CGGCGTGGAAGGTGCCCAAGGCAATGCGCGCCTCGACATGTCGGGGCGACAAGGCGATGGCTTTTTCGAGCGACTCTTTGATTTGCTGCCCCAGCCCTTGTGCCAGGGCCTTGGCCACGCTGATGCCCTGGCAATACCGGCCCAGCGCATAGGCGTTCCAGTACCAGGCGTTGGCGTGCTGTGGGTCTGCGGCAGCCTGGGCCTGGGCACGTTCTGCCACCTGCATGAACAGGTCGAGCCGGGTCTTTTCGCGCGGCTCCAGGTAGGTGGCGTACACCGCCGTGGCTTTGTTGGCCGCAGTGATGCCCGCGCCGCCCGCCGCCAGCCCGGCGGCCACGGCCTGCTCGAACTCGCCGTTGTGAAACAGCACCCAGGCCTGCAGCGCGCCGGGGTCTTGTGGGCAAGGCTCGGCATCGCCCAGGTGCAGCCGGGCCCATTGTTGTTGCACACGGATGGCGTCCCAGGCGTAGTCGCTGGTGTGGGGGAAGGGGGTCCAGTGGGCCATGGTGTGTCTCCTCGGTGTTGTTGTGGGCTTGGGTGGAGTGGGGTGCGGGTGGCCTTGGGCGGTCAGGGGGCTGTGCCTTCGGCCTGGGGTGGGGCGTAGGCCCCCGTCAGCGCCTGCAGGTGGTTGCGCTGCGCTGCATCCAGGTAGGGCAGCAACAGGCTCAGCACATGCTGGGCGCCCCGCAGCAGTGCTTGCTGGGCGTTGGCGGGCTCCAGCGCGTGGCGTGGGTCGCGCACGTATTCGTAGCTGAGCCAGTAGGTCAGCACCACCACCATGCTGGTGGCGGTGGTGTGCTGGGTGGGGGTGTCCATGTGCAGTGCCTGGGCCGCGCACATGCCTTGCAGCAGGGTTTGCACGGCGTGCTCTTTGCGCTGCAGCACGGCTTGCAGGTGGGTTTCGAGCCTGCGGTTCTTGGACAACAGGTCGTTCAGGTCGCGGTACAAAAACCGGTACTGCCAGATCAGCTCAAACAGGGTGTGCAGAAAGAACCACGCGTCTTCCACGTTGTGCACGCTGTCGCTGGCCTGCAGCAACTCGTTCAGCGCGGCTTCGTACTGATCGAACAGCGTGTTGATCAGCGCATCTTTGGCGGGGTAGTGGTAGTACAGGTTGCCGGGGCTGATGCGCAGCTCGGCAGAGATCAGGGTGGTGGAGACATTGGGTTCGCCGAACCGGTTGAACAGGTCCAGCGTCACTTCCAGAATGCGTTGTGCCGTACGGCGCGGCGCTTTCTTGGCCATGGGTGTCGCCCCCTTCCTGCGGTGTTGTAGGTGTCTCCGGGGCGCTGCTGTCACGTCGCGTTGCCAAAGGCTACCGAGGTACACGGCGCCGCGACTCGCTTAGAAGCTCCCTGGCACTTACTCTAACCCAGCCAAAAATGCTGCAGTGCGGCATACCCCAAGGAATTTCCTAGGGATTTCCCATGGCGCGGTGCCGCTGCACTGCCAGCTTGCAACGCAGCCGGGCGCTCGCTGCGGACTCTCACGCACCGCTGATTTCAATGATTCGGTGGACTGGGTTGTGCGGCGCTGGAGATTACTTGGCCGCTGGCTTGCGTGCGCGGGGCGCTGCCCTTTTGGTGGGTGTGGGGTGGGTGGCCTTGCCTGCGGTCTTTCCGGCGGCTTTGCCTGTCGTTCTGCCTGCGGTTTTGGCGGTTGCCTTGGCTGAGCGCGGGGCGCTGGTCTTGCGGGCCTGGGCCAACTCGGCGGTCAGGGCGTCAATGCGGTCGTGCAGGGCTTGCAGGTCCCGCGCGGTGGGGATGCCCAGCCGCCCCAGGGCCTTGGCCACGCGGTCTTCAAAAATCGTCTCCAGCTTGTCCCACTGGCCTGCGGCGCGCGAGCCCATCTCGCCCGCTGCGCTGGCCATGCGCTGCGTGGCCTCGGTGATCTTTTCTTCTGCCACGGTCTGGGTCTTGCGCTGCAGGGTGGTGCCTTCCTTCACCAGCGCCTCAAACACCTTGCCGCCCTCTGCCTGGGCCTTGGAGAACGCGCCCAGCCCCGCCAGCCAAATCTGCTGCGCCGATTCCTTGACCGCATCGCTCAACGGCACGCCGCCCAAGGGGTTGCCGTCTGTGCCAAAGGGAAAAGATTTCTTGCTTGCCATCGAGAGCCTCCTGTCGGGGATAGTGAATACACACAACAAGCACTGTACGGTGCGCGCTGGCCTATGGGCTAGGTGAGGCTGTCTAGACCCATCCGGGCTGGCGGTAAATCCCGTTACATGCCTGTGTCTGTGGATGGGATAATCCCCAGCTTCGCCTGCAGGCGTATCAACACTGCCCTTCCTATGATTTTGGTAACTGGCGGCGCCGGCTTCATTGGCGCCAACTTCGTGCTCGACTGGATTGCCAACGGCGACGAGCCCGTGGTCAACCTCGACAAACTCACCTACGCAGGCAACCTGCACAACCTCGCCAGCGTGCAGGGCAACCCCCGCCACGTCTTTGTGCAGGGCGACATTGGCGACACCGCCTTGCTCGCGCGCCTGCTGGCCGAGCACCAGCCCCGTGCCATCGTCAACTTCGCGGCCGAATCGCATGTGGACCGCTCCATCCACGGCCCCGAAGACTTCATCCAAACCAACGTGGTCGGAACCTTCAGGCTTTTAGAGGCTGCAAGGCAATACTGGCAAGCGCTGCCAGCTATCAAAAAAGAAGCGTTCCGCTTCCTGCACGTCTCCACCGACGAGGTCTACGGCAGCCTGTCTGCCACCGACCCGGCCTTCACCGAAGACAACACCTACGAGCCCAACAGCCCGTACTCGGCCAGCAAGGCCGCGTCTGACCACCTGGTGCGTGCATGGCACCACACCTACGGCCTGCCGGTGCTCACCACCAACTGCAGCAACAACTACGGCCCGCTGCACTTCCCGGAAAAACTCATCCCCCTCATGATCGTCAACGCCCTGGCAGGCAAAAACCTGCCCGTGTACGGCGACGGCATGCAGGTGCGCGACTGGCTGTACGTGCGCGACCACTGCAGCGCCATCCGCCGCGTGCTCGAAGCTGGCCGCCTGGGCGAAACTTACAACGTCGGTGGCTGGAACGAAAAGCCCAACATCGACATCGTCAACACCGTGTGCGCCCTGCTCGACGAACTGCGCCCCCGCGCCGACGGCCAGAGCTACAAAACCCAAATCACCTACGTGACGGACCGCCCCGGCCACGACCGCCGCTACGCCATCGACGCCCGCAAGATCGAGCGCGAGCTGGGCTGGAAGCCCGCCGAGACCTTTGACACCGGCATCCGCAAGACGGTGCAGTGGTACCTGGACAACCCAGTGTGGGTGGCGCAGGTGCAGTCGGGTGCCTACCGCGAGTGGGTGCAAAAGCAGTACCAAGCCGACGCAAAGGCAGAGGTCGCAGCATGAACATCCTGCTCTTCGGCAAAGGCGGCCAGGTCGGCTGGGAGCTGCAACGCAGCCTGGCCGTGCTGGGCCAAGTCACGGCCTTGGACCATGACAGCACCGACCACTGCGGTGACTTTGCCAACCCCGAAGGCATCGCCGCCACCGTGCGGGCCCTCAAGCCCGATGTCATCGTCAACGCCGCCGCCCACACCGCTGTAGACAAGGCCGAGAGCGAGCCCGAGCTGGCCCGCCTGCTCAACGCCACCACGCCCGGCGTGCTGGCCCGCGAGGCCGCCGCCCTGGGCGCCTGGCTGGTGCACTACAGCACCGACTACGTGTTCGACGGCAGCGGCACCCGCCCCTGGGTTGAAACCGACACCCCCGCGCCCCTGAGCGTGTACGGCCGCACCAAGCTCGAAGGCGAGCAGCTCATCCAGCAATCGGGCGCCAAGCACCTCATCCTGCGCACCAGCTGGGTGTATGCCGCGCGCGGCGGCAACTTCGCCAAGACCATGCTGCGCCTGGCGCAAGAGCGCGAGCGCCTTACCGTCATCGACGACCAGTGGGGCGCCCCCACCGGTGCCGAACTGCTGGCCGACGTCACCGCCCACGCCATCCGCCACCTGCAGCAGCGCCCGCAAGACGCGGGCCTGTACCACCTGGTGGCAGGCGGCGAAGTGACCTGGAATGGTTACGCAAAATTCGTGATAGAGCACGCCAATAAAGCGCAATCAGCTATAAAAATCGTAGCTAAAGAGATTGCGCCTGTGCCTACCAGCGCCTTCCCCACCCCCGCCGTGCGCCCCCGCAACTCGCGTTTGGACACCTCCAAGCTGCAAGCCACCTTCGGCCTCACCTTGCCGCACTGGCAAGCCGGGGTTGAGCGCATGCTGACCGAAATCCTGTAAGCACATTGGCTGCGGCGCACCGTGCGCCTCTGCACGTACTTCCAAGCCCCTTTACGGACCCGCCCCCCATGACCCCATCCACCTCCCAGCGCAAAGGCATCATCCTGGCCGGCGGCTCCGGCACGCGCCTGCACCCGGCCACCCTGGCCATCAGCAAGCAACTGCTGCCGGTGTACGACAAGCCCATGATTTACTACCCGCTCAGCACCCTCATGCTGGCGGGCATCCGCGACATCCTGGTCATCAGCACCCCGCAAGACACGCCACGCTTTGAGCAACTGCTGGGCGACGGCAGCCAATGGGGCCTGAACCTGCAATACGCCGTGCAAGCCAGCCCCGACGGCCTGGCGCAGGCCTTTGTGATTGGCGAGCCATTCGTTGGCAACGCCCCCTCGGCCCTGGTGCTGGGCGACAACATCTTCCACGGCCACGACTTCCATGAACTGCTGGGCAACGCCAGCGTCCGCACCGAGGGCGCCAGCGTCTTCGCCTACCACGTGCACGACCCCGAGCGCTACGGCGTTGCCGAATTCGACGCACAAGGCCGGGTCCTGTCCCTGGAAGAAAAGCCCAAAATCCCCAAGTCCAGCTACGCCGTCACCGGCCTGTACTTCTACGACAACCAAGTCGTAGACCTGGCCAAGGGCCTCAAGCCCTCCGCTCGGGGCGAGTACGAAATCACCGACCTGAACCGCCTGTACCTGGAGCAAGGCCAGCTCAACGTCGAGATCATGGGCCGAGGCTACGCCTGGCTGGACACTGGCACCCACGAAAGCCTGCTCGAAGCCGGCCAATTCATTGCCACCCTGGAACACCGCCAGGGCCTCAAAATCGCCTGCCTGGAAGAAATCGCCTGGCGCCAGCGCTGGATCGACGACGCCCAGCTAGAACGCCTTGCCCAGCCGCTCACCAAGAGCGGGTATGGGCAGTATTTGATGCGGGTGCTTAAAGAGAGAATTTACTGAACGGGTCCAACCGATTTGTCAGCCGACCGCCCATGAATCCAGCACAAGAGCCTGCCACCATCCTGCTGCAGCAAGGCCTCGCCCTGCAAAAAAGTGGCCAGCTGCAAGCTGCTGAACAAGCTTATGCAGCGTCAATCGCGCAAGCCCCCCACAATCCACTGGCATTGCACTTGTTGGGCACGGCGGTGGGGCAGCAGGGGCGCTGGATGGAGGCGATAGGGTGGCTGCAGAAAAGCCTTCGCCTGCACCCTGCGGACCCCAAGGCCTGGAACAACCTGGCGACCGCCTTTTTGGATTCCGGCCAATGCCAGCGCGCCAAAGAGGCTGCCGAGCGCGCCCTGGCCTTGGCGCCCGAGTACCCGGCTGCACAGCTGTCTTGGGCCAGTGCGTGTTACGGGCTCAAGCAGTTTGCCGATGGGTTGCGGGTGGCGCGCACGCTGGTCGTTCACCCTGGGCTGTCCAGGCTCGCGTGGCTGTGCGTTTGGCGATGTGCCGGGGCGCTGTGTGACTGGTCTGCCCAGCAGGAAGCCGCTGCTCATCTCCAGCAGTGCCTTGACCAGGGGGATATGCTGTTGCCAGCGTTCGATGCCCTGGCCTTCGCAGATGACCCGGCACTGCACCGCCGTACAGCGCAATTTTTGGCAGACAAGTTGGCTGCAACGCGAGCGGTTCCACCCCGCCTGTTGCCTGTGCCGTCGCCCTCCCAGCCGCCAGGCAGCGGGCGCATTAAGTTGGCCTACCTGTCGGCAGATTTTCACGACCACGCCACCGCTTACTTGATGGCAGAGCTGTTTGAGCGGCACGACAAGGGCCGTTTTGAAACCGTGGCAATCTCTTTTGGCCCGGACAGCGAATCTCCCATGCGCAAGCGTTTGCACCGGGCGTTTGACCAGTTCTGGGATGTGCGCGACTGCACTCCCGCGCAAGTGGCTGAGCGCATGGTGCAGGCCGGGATAGACATCGCCGTGGACCTCAAAGGCCACACCCGCGACAGCCGCCCGGCCATCTTGCTGCGCAAGCCTGCCCCCATCATCGTCAACTACCTGGGCTACCCGGGCACCATGGGGTCACCAGTGTTCGACTACCTGGTCGGTGATTCCATCGTTACCCCCGCTGAGCATGCGCCCCTCTACGATGAACAACTGGTGCAGTTGCCGCATAGCTACCAGGTCAACGACACCCAGCGGCCTTTGGCGGTGACTGCGTCCAGTCGTGCCGATGAAGGGCTGCCTGCACAGGGCGTGGTGTTTGCGGCATTCAATAACGTCTATAAGGTCACGCGTCCGTTTTTTCAGGCCTGGATGCGGCTGCTGCAAGCGGTGCCGGGCAGCGTGCTCTGGCTCATCAGCGACGACCCCGAGGTGCAAGCCAACTTGCGCCGCGAAGCTGTCCGCAGCGGTGTAGAGCCCATGCGGCTGGTGTTCGCCAAGGGCGTGCCCCTGGCGCAGCACCTGGCTCGCCATGTCCATGCGGACATGCTGCTGGACAACCTGCCTGTCAACGCCCACACCACCACCAGCGACGCGCTCTGGGCAGGGGTTCCTGTCGTTACCTGCATGGGGCAGGCATTTGCTGGTCGCGTAGCTGCCAGCCTTTTGCATGCTGTGGGTTTGCCAGAATTGGTAACGCATTCGCTGGCTGACTACGAGGCATTGGCTCTTCGCTTGGCTACCCAGCCTGCGGAGCTTCAACGTTTACGGTCTCACTTGCAGGCGGCACGCGCCACGGCGCCTCTTTTTGACACCGTGCGATTTACCCGGTATCTGGAGACTGCATACCTTTGTATGCACCAACGCAGGCTGCAGGGCCTGTCGCCCGCTGGCTTTGCTGTCCCCGATGTCATTGGTGCGCCCGTCAAGGCTCTGCACTCAACCCCTACCTCATTCCAAATCTCTCAGTCATGAACGTTACTGCTACCTCCATCCCCGACGTCAAGCTCATCGAACCCAAGGTGTTCGGTGATGCCCGTGGTTTCTTCTTCGAAAGCTTCAACCAGAAGGCCTTCAATGACGCCACAGGTACCGCACACGAGTTCGTGCAAGACAACCACAGCCGCAGTGCCAAAGGCGTGCTGCGCGGTTTGCACTACCAGATCCAACAACCCCAGGGCAAGCTGGTGCGCGTGGTGCACGGCGCGGTGCTGGATGTCGCGGTGGACATCCGCAAAAGTTCGCCTACTTTTGGACAATGGGTGGCCGAGGAGCTGAGCGAAGACAACCACCGCCAGTTGTGGGTGCCGCCAGGCTTTGCGCACGGGTTTGTGGTGCTCAG
This Acidovorax sp. 106 DNA region includes the following protein-coding sequences:
- the rfbD gene encoding dTDP-4-dehydrorhamnose reductase, with amino-acid sequence MNILLFGKGGQVGWELQRSLAVLGQVTALDHDSTDHCGDFANPEGIAATVRALKPDVIVNAAAHTAVDKAESEPELARLLNATTPGVLAREAAALGAWLVHYSTDYVFDGSGTRPWVETDTPAPLSVYGRTKLEGEQLIQQSGAKHLILRTSWVYAARGGNFAKTMLRLAQERERLTVIDDQWGAPTGAELLADVTAHAIRHLQQRPQDAGLYHLVAGGEVTWNGYAKFVIEHANKAQSAIKIVAKEIAPVPTSAFPTPAVRPRNSRLDTSKLQATFGLTLPHWQAGVERMLTEIL
- the rfbC gene encoding dTDP-4-dehydrorhamnose 3,5-epimerase, with amino-acid sequence MNVTATSIPDVKLIEPKVFGDARGFFFESFNQKAFNDATGTAHEFVQDNHSRSAKGVLRGLHYQIQQPQGKLVRVVHGAVLDVAVDIRKSSPTFGQWVAEELSEDNHRQLWVPPGFAHGFVVLSEMAEFLYKTTDYYAPQFERSIAWNDPSLSIDWRLQGAQPLLSAKDAQGLSLSAAEVFA
- a CDS encoding TetR/AcrR family transcriptional regulator gives rise to the protein MAKKAPRRTAQRILEVTLDLFNRFGEPNVSTTLISAELRISPGNLYYHYPAKDALINTLFDQYEAALNELLQASDSVHNVEDAWFFLHTLFELIWQYRFLYRDLNDLLSKNRRLETHLQAVLQRKEHAVQTLLQGMCAAQALHMDTPTQHTTATSMVVVLTYWLSYEYVRDPRHALEPANAQQALLRGAQHVLSLLLPYLDAAQRNHLQALTGAYAPPQAEGTAP
- the rfbB gene encoding dTDP-glucose 4,6-dehydratase, whose protein sequence is MILVTGGAGFIGANFVLDWIANGDEPVVNLDKLTYAGNLHNLASVQGNPRHVFVQGDIGDTALLARLLAEHQPRAIVNFAAESHVDRSIHGPEDFIQTNVVGTFRLLEAARQYWQALPAIKKEAFRFLHVSTDEVYGSLSATDPAFTEDNTYEPNSPYSASKAASDHLVRAWHHTYGLPVLTTNCSNNYGPLHFPEKLIPLMIVNALAGKNLPVYGDGMQVRDWLYVRDHCSAIRRVLEAGRLGETYNVGGWNEKPNIDIVNTVCALLDELRPRADGQSYKTQITYVTDRPGHDRRYAIDARKIERELGWKPAETFDTGIRKTVQWYLDNPVWVAQVQSGAYREWVQKQYQADAKAEVAA
- the rfbA gene encoding glucose-1-phosphate thymidylyltransferase RfbA, whose product is MTPSTSQRKGIILAGGSGTRLHPATLAISKQLLPVYDKPMIYYPLSTLMLAGIRDILVISTPQDTPRFEQLLGDGSQWGLNLQYAVQASPDGLAQAFVIGEPFVGNAPSALVLGDNIFHGHDFHELLGNASVRTEGASVFAYHVHDPERYGVAEFDAQGRVLSLEEKPKIPKSSYAVTGLYFYDNQVVDLAKGLKPSARGEYEITDLNRLYLEQGQLNVEIMGRGYAWLDTGTHESLLEAGQFIATLEHRQGLKIACLEEIAWRQRWIDDAQLERLAQPLTKSGYGQYLMRVLKERIY
- a CDS encoding tetratricopeptide repeat protein yields the protein MNPAQEPATILLQQGLALQKSGQLQAAEQAYAASIAQAPHNPLALHLLGTAVGQQGRWMEAIGWLQKSLRLHPADPKAWNNLATAFLDSGQCQRAKEAAERALALAPEYPAAQLSWASACYGLKQFADGLRVARTLVVHPGLSRLAWLCVWRCAGALCDWSAQQEAAAHLQQCLDQGDMLLPAFDALAFADDPALHRRTAQFLADKLAATRAVPPRLLPVPSPSQPPGSGRIKLAYLSADFHDHATAYLMAELFERHDKGRFETVAISFGPDSESPMRKRLHRAFDQFWDVRDCTPAQVAERMVQAGIDIAVDLKGHTRDSRPAILLRKPAPIIVNYLGYPGTMGSPVFDYLVGDSIVTPAEHAPLYDEQLVQLPHSYQVNDTQRPLAVTASSRADEGLPAQGVVFAAFNNVYKVTRPFFQAWMRLLQAVPGSVLWLISDDPEVQANLRREAVRSGVEPMRLVFAKGVPLAQHLARHVHADMLLDNLPVNAHTTTSDALWAGVPVVTCMGQAFAGRVAASLLHAVGLPELVTHSLADYEALALRLATQPAELQRLRSHLQAARATAPLFDTVRFTRYLETAYLCMHQRRLQGLSPAGFAVPDVIGAPVKALHSTPTSFQISQS
- a CDS encoding phasin family protein gives rise to the protein MASKKSFPFGTDGNPLGGVPLSDAVKESAQQIWLAGLGAFSKAQAEGGKVFEALVKEGTTLQRKTQTVAEEKITEATQRMASAAGEMGSRAAGQWDKLETIFEDRVAKALGRLGIPTARDLQALHDRIDALTAELAQARKTSAPRSAKATAKTAGRTTGKAAGKTAGKATHPTPTKRAAPRARKPAAK